Proteins from one Panicum virgatum strain AP13 chromosome 7K, P.virgatum_v5, whole genome shotgun sequence genomic window:
- the LOC120642028 gene encoding uncharacterized protein LOC120642028 — MYPLARTSFCSGFRVVFFDSNCYCVFNKRTIERTLTWPSQSGQGLPSYLPLPVSRTHFSRLLSLLFPASRRPLSESSWEEPSMVRASLLAVHDAVASGGHLSPVAVVVFAVAATVAVAAITAFGCAQGAKKKPPRQNNVVYYGKGYPPPPAGAYGYPAQQPPPGYGYAYPQQQQSAGRPARSGLGSVSLECAKFVHKIFYIV, encoded by the exons ATGTATCCACTCGCAAGGACAAGTTTTTGTAGTGGTTTCCGCGTCGTCTTCTTCGATTCCAACTGCTATTGCGTCTTCAATAAACGGACTATAGAGAGGACTTTGACTTGGCCAAGCCAATCGGGGCAGGGTCTTCCTTCTTATCTGCCCCTCCCCGTCTCCCGCACGCACTTCTCCCGTCTCCTCTCGCTTCTATTCCCTGCCTCTCGCCGGCCTCTCTCCGAGAGCAGCTGGGAGGAGCCATCCATGGTGCGGGCGAGTCTTCTCGCCGTGCACGACGCCGTAGCCAGCGGGGGCCACCTCAGCCCCGTGGCCGTCGTGGTGTTCGCGGTGGCCGCGAcggtggccgtggcggcgaTCACGGCGTTCGGGTGCGCGCAGGGCGCCAAGAAGAAGCCGCCCAGGCAGAACAACGTCGTCTACTACGGCAAGGGATACCCGCCGCCCCCCGCGGGGGCGTACGGCTACCCGGCGCAGCAGCCGCCCCCCGGCTACGGCTACGCGtacccgcagcagcagcagagcgcCGGGAGGCCCGCCCGAAGCGGGCTCGGGT CCGTGTCATTAGAATGCGCTAAGTTTGTTCATAAGATATTTTATATAGTTTGA
- the LOC120642029 gene encoding G-type lectin S-receptor-like serine/threonine-protein kinase SD2-5, producing the protein MGNAAVAIISSIAGTATVVVVIALIRRCRVVRKKMKKKIGKKIIKEIERMNREAQACKALEDVVIEIGPVEKFLNDILNEKPMRFSSEQLAACTRNYSSELGSGGFGVVYKGDLPNGLPVAVKVLKVSMNKKVQEAFMAEIGTIGRTYHVHLVRLYGFCFDRDTKALVYEFLEKGSLEKYLYGGDEEGTAPRLEWRTLHSIAVGTAKGIRYLHEECQQRIVHYDIKPANILLTGDFTPKVADFGLARLGERENTHMSLTGGGRGTPGYAAPELWMALPATEKCDVYSFGMVLFEILGRRRNFDPCEGESKEWYPRWVWEKYEQGELECVVSGDGIGEADRDKAEMMCKVALWCVQFQPAARPTMSSVVRMLEGEMAIVPPANPFHYVMDSSSGSTSSGLWSSGTYQSSRDTTGRNSQMSGSHSALQLDAMIEDVKRTDVPVSMK; encoded by the exons ATGGGGAATGCCGCTGTTGCAATCA TTTCCTCAATCGCCGGAACTGCGACGGTAGTAGTAGTGATCGCCCTCATCAGAAGATGCCGGGTCGTGAGgaagaaaatgaagaagaagatcggGAAGAAAATCATTAAGGAGATTGAGAGAATGAACCGCGAGGCTCAAGCCTGCAAGGCCCTGGAGGACGTGGTGATCGAGATCGGGCCGGTGGAGAAGTTCCTGAACGACATCCTCAACGAGAAGCCCATGCGTTTCAGCTCCGAGCAGCTGGCGGCCTGCACCCGGAACTACTCGTCGGAGCTGGGGTCCGGCGGCTTCGGAGTGGTGTACAAGGGCGACCTGCCGAACGGCCTTCCGGTGGCCGTGAAGGTCCTGAAGGTGTCCATGAACAAGAAGGTCCAGGAGGCGTTCATGGCGGAGATCGGCACCATCGGCCGGACGTACCACGTGCACCTCGTCCGGCTCTACGGCTTCTGCTTCGACAGGGACACCAAGGCGCTTGTCTACGAGTTCCTGGAGAAGGGCTCCCTCGAAAAGTACCTctacggcggcgacgaggagggcACGGCGCCGAGGCTGGAGTGGAGGACGCTGCACAGCATCGCCGTCGGCACGGCGAAGGGGATCCGGTACCTTCACGAGGAGTGCCAGCAGCGGATCGTGCACTACGACATCAAGCCGGCCAACATCCTCCTCACCGGCGACTTCACCCCGAAGGTGGCCGACTTCGGGCTGGCGCGGCTCGGCGAGCGGGAGAACACGCACATGTCGCtgaccggcggcgggcgcgggacgCCCGGGTACGCGGCGCCGGAGCTGTGGATGGCGCTGCCGGCGACGGAGAAGTgcgacgtgtacagcttcggGATGGTGCTGTTCGAGatcctggggcggcggcggaacttcGACCCCTGCGAGGGCGAGAGCAAGGAGTGGTACCCGAGGTGGGTGTGGGAGAAGTACGAGCAGGGCGAGCTGGAGTGCGTCGTGTCCGGTGACGGCATCGGGGAGGCGGACAGGGACAAGGCGGAGATGATGTGCAAGGTGGCGCTGTGGTGCGTGCAGTTCcagccggcggcgcgcccgacGATGAGCAGCGTGGTGCGGATGCTGGAGGGGGAGATGGCCATCGTTCCGCCGGCGAACCCCTTCCACTACGTGATGGACAGTAGCAGCGGCTCCACGAGCTCGGGGCTGTGGAGCAGCGGCACGTACCAGAGCAGCAGGGACACCACCGGCAGAAACAGCCAGATGTCAGGGAGCCATTCTGCCTTACAGCTTGACGCGATGATCGAAGATGTTAAGCGGACTGATGTGCCGGTGTCAATGAAATAG